A genome region from Ignavibacteriota bacterium includes the following:
- a CDS encoding NAD(P)/FAD-dependent oxidoreductase has product MKKQSDVDVVIIGAGAAGLMCAIEAGKRGRRVLVLERNKTIGEKIRISGGGRCNFTNIYASHANYISENPHFCKSAFARFTPDDFLSLLEKHGVSYHEKKLGQLFCDSSSRQILDMLQNEVNEANVQIISGCSVKTITKEEKFIVSTNTGEFTSESLVVATGGLSIPKLGATDFGYQVAKQFGLKVNQTKPGLVPLTFTKKDIAFFSELSGVSVDAIVSCNGISFRENILFTHRGLSGPAILQISSYRNQDDIISINLSPDIDLHEYFKERQQLTTELVTVLAELFPKRFAQLWCERFVPSMPMNRFTLKKLSVIASQLHLWELKSTGTEGYAKAEVTCGGIDTNELSSKTMEAKNVQGLFFIGEVVDVTGQLGGFNFQWAWASGFVAGQYV; this is encoded by the coding sequence ATGAAAAAGCAGAGTGACGTTGATGTAGTTATTATCGGGGCGGGCGCCGCCGGATTGATGTGCGCAATCGAAGCGGGAAAGCGAGGGAGAAGGGTTCTCGTTCTCGAACGGAACAAAACGATTGGGGAGAAGATTCGCATTTCGGGGGGCGGACGGTGCAACTTTACCAACATCTATGCAAGTCATGCAAATTACATTTCGGAAAATCCTCACTTTTGCAAATCTGCCTTCGCACGTTTCACTCCTGATGATTTCTTATCCTTGCTTGAGAAACACGGCGTGAGTTATCATGAGAAAAAATTGGGGCAATTGTTCTGTGATAGTTCTTCCCGGCAAATTCTTGATATGCTACAGAATGAGGTGAATGAAGCAAACGTTCAAATTATTTCAGGGTGTTCAGTCAAAACAATCACCAAAGAAGAGAAGTTTATTGTTTCAACAAATACAGGTGAGTTTACTTCTGAATCGTTGGTTGTAGCAACGGGGGGACTTTCTATCCCGAAACTGGGAGCGACAGATTTCGGCTATCAAGTTGCGAAACAATTTGGTTTGAAAGTCAACCAAACTAAACCGGGGCTTGTACCGTTAACATTCACCAAAAAAGATATTGCTTTCTTTTCTGAACTCAGCGGCGTTTCTGTTGATGCGATAGTTTCGTGCAACGGAATTTCGTTCAGAGAAAATATACTCTTCACGCATCGCGGGTTAAGCGGTCCGGCGATTCTCCAAATTTCTTCTTACCGGAATCAGGACGATATAATCTCCATCAACCTTTCTCCCGATATTGACCTTCATGAATATTTCAAAGAGCGACAACAATTAACAACAGAATTAGTAACCGTACTTGCAGAACTATTTCCAAAACGGTTTGCTCAATTATGGTGCGAACGATTTGTTCCTTCGATGCCGATGAATCGTTTCACATTGAAAAAACTTTCCGTGATTGCATCGCAACTTCATTTGTGGGAACTCAAATCGACCGGAACAGAAGGCTACGCAAAAGCAGAAGTGACCTGTGGCGGAATTGATACGAACGAACTTTCTTCAAAAACGATGGAGGCAAAGAACGTTCAGGGATTATTTTTCATCGGAGAAGTTGTGGATGTAACAGGACAATTAGGCGGATTCAATTTTCAATGGGCGTGGGCATCGGGGTTTGTTGCGGGGCAGTATGTGTAA
- a CDS encoding T9SS type A sorting domain-containing protein translates to MNRLLQCIFASLSFFIILVIVLSFKTNDEGVHSLSRLKDVHISHQSAGLDNDWFMSQRSYPKNEIPRNALTKAKLQMSAFRAGIKNPSGTWKVEGPSNIGGRITAVLIHPTDPNIVYAGSASGGVWRSTDFCVTWENIFNEHFSIGALAFDPLDPNIIYVGTGEANPAGVATYPGNGIWKTTNAGTTWSNIGLEQTGHIGKIVVNPLNNNVLYVAALGMYRGKTQERGVYKSTNAGTSWNRILFSNDTTGATDLLLDATDTNRVLAAMWTRYRTPQVSIISGTASGLFLSTDAGTSWNPVTNGFPNNDANLGRIALAVAPSNPSVLYALTAAGAGWDGVYISIDTGSSWIQTFNGSTFGEGQVWYNNIISVDPVNPSIIWTGMTSLYHSTDAGASFTYAPTYNGHVDHHAMQFAPSDPNIIVLGNDGGIFTSTDNGNIWKKSLNLPITQFYAGTVSALNPNRILGGTQDNGSLQTKNGVVNTWQTIYGGDGFYCLIDPTDSNYVYAEYQNGGLGYSTNGGGSFNSGTTGISPSDRKNWETPIAMDLQNPKTLYTGTHRMYRTTNNMQSWTAISSDLTYGNGGRVGTISTIDVSRTNSQVIYVGTDDGRVWVTTDGGSSWNEIGGTLPDRWVTRVTVDPDSANVCYVTLSGFIVYDWGGHVYRTNDYGATWTDIGTSLPDLPVNDVVVDPEYPSWLYIATDLNVMYTTNLGTSWQILGSDFPDVSVHDLAMHDSTRKLVAFTHGRSALSFDLTQLNPSSVNVPVSSNWNLVSLPVSGSGVSIVDAYPTAQNGVAYSFETSGYQQQTSLNSGSGYWMKFPASAVQNISGVLMNSQSVSVRIGWNLIGSISSSIPIANITSNPPGIVTTQFFGYNGAYSESDTIEPGKAYWVKVNQAGTLTLSSLVSPAKGGQDSHSSLGKIKIVTTNELPPPPPEGDGNTLVTSNLKPVTFNLEQNYPNPFNPVTVIQFSVPGKQYVSLKVYDVRGREVATLVNEVKETGVYTVQWDSRETPSGVYFYSLNTGTFLETKRMLLLR, encoded by the coding sequence ATGAATCGTTTGCTCCAATGTATTTTCGCGTCACTATCCTTTTTCATCATTCTGGTTATCGTTCTCTCATTCAAAACAAACGATGAGGGTGTTCATTCGTTATCGCGTTTGAAGGATGTTCACATCTCTCACCAATCTGCCGGGTTGGATAACGATTGGTTCATGTCGCAACGGAGTTACCCTAAGAATGAGATTCCCAGAAACGCTCTCACGAAAGCAAAACTACAAATGAGTGCGTTTCGTGCAGGAATAAAAAATCCTTCCGGTACATGGAAAGTTGAAGGTCCGTCGAACATCGGCGGACGCATTACCGCTGTTCTCATTCATCCTACCGACCCGAATATTGTCTATGCGGGTTCAGCATCGGGTGGAGTTTGGCGCTCGACTGATTTTTGTGTGACCTGGGAAAATATCTTCAACGAACATTTCTCCATCGGCGCACTTGCGTTCGACCCGCTTGACCCGAACATTATTTATGTCGGAACAGGCGAGGCAAATCCCGCAGGCGTTGCTACCTATCCCGGGAACGGAATCTGGAAAACAACGAACGCAGGAACGACATGGTCGAACATCGGCTTGGAACAAACCGGGCACATCGGAAAAATTGTTGTGAATCCTCTTAACAACAATGTTCTCTACGTTGCGGCGCTGGGAATGTACCGCGGCAAAACTCAGGAACGCGGAGTCTATAAATCAACGAACGCAGGAACTTCTTGGAACAGAATCCTCTTCTCTAATGACACGACCGGCGCGACCGACCTCCTTCTCGACGCGACTGATACAAACCGCGTTCTTGCCGCTATGTGGACACGGTACCGCACGCCGCAGGTAAGTATTATTTCCGGCACCGCTTCGGGATTGTTTCTTTCAACAGATGCGGGGACTTCATGGAATCCGGTAACGAATGGCTTTCCAAATAACGATGCAAACCTTGGGAGAATCGCGCTCGCAGTGGCTCCATCTAACCCATCGGTCCTGTATGCGCTTACAGCCGCAGGCGCAGGTTGGGACGGCGTCTATATCAGCATCGATACCGGTTCTAGTTGGATTCAAACATTTAACGGAAGTACTTTCGGAGAAGGACAAGTTTGGTATAACAACATCATCTCGGTTGACCCTGTTAATCCAAGTATTATCTGGACAGGTATGACATCCCTCTATCATTCTACTGATGCCGGAGCTTCGTTTACCTACGCGCCTACATACAACGGGCATGTTGACCATCATGCAATGCAGTTCGCTCCTTCTGACCCCAATATAATCGTTCTTGGAAACGATGGAGGAATTTTCACTTCAACAGACAACGGAAACATTTGGAAGAAATCGCTCAATCTCCCCATCACACAGTTTTATGCCGGAACAGTTTCCGCTCTAAATCCGAACCGAATTCTTGGCGGCACACAGGATAACGGTTCACTCCAAACAAAAAATGGTGTTGTCAACACATGGCAAACGATTTATGGCGGCGATGGATTTTATTGTCTCATTGACCCGACCGATTCCAACTATGTTTATGCTGAATATCAGAACGGCGGTTTGGGTTATTCCACCAATGGCGGGGGTTCGTTCAACTCCGGGACCACAGGCATCTCACCTTCGGACAGAAAAAACTGGGAAACACCGATTGCGATGGACTTGCAAAATCCCAAGACATTATACACAGGAACTCATCGTATGTATAGAACAACCAACAACATGCAATCGTGGACTGCAATTAGCAGTGACCTGACGTATGGCAACGGCGGACGAGTCGGAACGATTTCGACCATTGATGTTTCCCGGACAAACAGTCAGGTGATTTATGTGGGAACAGATGATGGAAGAGTTTGGGTAACTACTGACGGAGGAAGTTCATGGAATGAAATCGGAGGAACGCTCCCCGACCGATGGGTGACAAGAGTTACCGTTGACCCGGACTCTGCGAACGTTTGTTATGTTACGCTCTCCGGTTTTATTGTATATGATTGGGGCGGACATGTGTACAGAACAAACGACTACGGCGCAACATGGACTGACATCGGAACTTCGCTCCCCGATTTACCGGTGAATGATGTTGTCGTTGACCCGGAATATCCGTCATGGCTCTACATTGCAACGGACTTGAATGTCATGTACACAACCAATCTCGGAACGAGTTGGCAAATTCTTGGTTCGGATTTCCCTGATGTTTCCGTCCACGACCTTGCTATGCACGACAGCACACGAAAACTTGTTGCATTCACGCACGGGCGTTCTGCTCTCAGTTTCGACTTAACGCAACTGAATCCTTCATCCGTCAATGTTCCTGTTTCTTCAAACTGGAATTTGGTTTCACTTCCCGTTTCCGGTTCCGGTGTTTCCATTGTTGATGCTTACCCGACCGCGCAGAATGGAGTTGCATACAGTTTCGAAACGAGCGGCTACCAGCAACAAACTTCACTCAATTCAGGGAGTGGATACTGGATGAAGTTTCCCGCTTCCGCGGTACAAAATATTTCCGGCGTATTAATGAATTCGCAATCGGTCTCAGTGCGAATTGGATGGAATCTTATCGGTTCGATTAGTTCATCTATACCGATAGCAAACATTACTTCCAATCCTCCCGGAATTGTCACCACGCAATTCTTCGGATACAACGGCGCGTACAGCGAATCGGACACCATTGAACCGGGGAAAGCGTATTGGGTGAAAGTGAATCAGGCGGGAACGTTAACTCTTTCGTCATTGGTTTCACCCGCCAAAGGCGGGCAAGATAGTCATTCGTCATTAGGGAAAATTAAGATTGTCACGACCAATGAATTACCTCCGCCGCCGCCTGAAGGCGACGGCAATACACTTGTAACCTCAAACCTGAAACCAGTAACCTTCAACTTGGAGCAGAACTATCCCAACCCGTTTAATCCGGTAACGGTGATTCAGTTTTCAGTCCCCGGTAAACAGTATGTCAGTTTGAAAGTGTATGATGTTCGCGGAAGAGAAGTCGCGACGTTGGTCAATGAAGTAAAAGAGACAGGCGTGTACACAGTTCAATGGGATTCACGTGAAACTCCGAGCGGTGTATATTTTTATTCATTGAATACAGGAACGTTTTTGGAAACAAAGAGAATGCTCTTACTTCGCTGA
- a CDS encoding DUF2029 domain-containing protein, which yields MAYYGYSRLVLEGKQLEEYYDYNTFNQYIGTLGFPEMKVKPHNLPTNAFGMLPIAWLSPRNAKIAWTILSLILYLFSVTLLLKMNKLQLKDNLGIGIFAFALLWRPLYENIVMGQFYIALLFLFTLSIYALTKKQVALSSLPIVSTLLLKGNGIVPLLWFAFKRNWKITCSIILLLIVLVIISLPLFSLSTWNAYSTEIVSNLGRTPLDGHVAYQTVNGFLLHMFTFDEHWLPTPLIHLPNTIVFAMSLIVNLLLMILVFTYTAIFGKNQSYLSYSAVIALGVITAPISEEHAYILFLPLIIGLLTQIMNENKGRVTLNFFTFTFLLSIALLAVPIQYEKLQFAQAPLIFFAYPKLYAGLLILICYSFITRKVRFMQNFQ from the coding sequence ATGGCATATTATGGTTACTCTCGCTTAGTGCTTGAAGGAAAACAATTGGAGGAGTATTACGATTACAACACCTTCAATCAATACATCGGTACGCTCGGTTTTCCGGAAATGAAGGTAAAACCGCACAATCTCCCGACGAATGCATTCGGCATGTTGCCAATTGCATGGCTATCTCCGCGCAATGCAAAAATTGCATGGACGATTCTTTCTCTCATTCTCTATCTTTTTTCTGTTACACTACTTCTCAAGATGAACAAATTACAGTTAAAAGATAATCTTGGAATAGGTATCTTCGCATTCGCATTGCTCTGGCGACCACTGTATGAGAATATCGTGATGGGACAGTTTTACATCGCTCTTTTGTTCCTGTTTACTCTTAGTATTTACGCGCTGACAAAAAAGCAAGTTGCTTTATCATCTCTACCGATAGTTAGTACACTCCTGCTGAAAGGAAATGGCATTGTCCCATTGCTCTGGTTTGCGTTCAAACGAAACTGGAAAATTACCTGTTCAATCATCCTTCTTCTCATCGTTCTTGTTATAATTTCCTTACCCCTCTTTTCACTCTCAACATGGAATGCTTACAGTACTGAAATTGTCTCGAACCTTGGGCGCACTCCGTTAGATGGTCATGTCGCCTATCAAACGGTAAATGGATTTCTGCTTCACATGTTTACGTTCGATGAACATTGGCTTCCCACCCCGCTCATACATTTGCCAAATACAATTGTATTCGCCATGAGTCTTATTGTCAATCTGCTATTGATGATACTTGTGTTTACATACACTGCAATTTTTGGAAAGAATCAGAGTTACTTATCGTACTCGGCAGTGATTGCATTAGGCGTTATCACTGCTCCAATATCAGAAGAACATGCTTACATACTTTTTCTTCCATTGATAATCGGTTTACTGACTCAGATTATGAACGAAAACAAGGGAAGGGTAACATTGAATTTTTTCACGTTCACTTTTCTTCTTTCAATTGCTCTTCTTGCCGTACCGATTCAATATGAGAAATTGCAATTTGCACAAGCGCCATTGATTTTCTTTGCATATCCAAAACTGTATGCGGGATTGTTGATTTTGATTTGTTATTCGTTTATCACACGCAAAGTAAGATTTATGCAGAATTTTCAATGA